One region of Malania oleifera isolate guangnan ecotype guangnan chromosome 6, ASM2987363v1, whole genome shotgun sequence genomic DNA includes:
- the LOC131158333 gene encoding uncharacterized protein LOC131158333: protein MQPMLDIAAEVGKGVKGPSPYEISEIYLEQEYQEMKNYIASFAGIWKERGVTLMCDGWSGPTRKHIINFLVYCDRGTVFHKSVDASDVPSRTAEYYFRLMDEVVEEIGEENVVQVVTDNEAAMKAGGKLLMQKRPNLYWTACAAHCIDLILEDIGKKSNVKKVLEDARTITSFIYNHTWTVNFMKKFTNNRELLRPAITRFATNFIALETIVRHKQALREMFTSDAWKNSRFGMAKSGPAYDSKKIILGKEFWQKASDIIKVQEPLVKVLKLVDGDEKPTMGFIYEAIDRAKLAIQKDCRFYKDYWKIIDNRWSFQLHQDLHAAGYFLNPQFLYGAPPSPEVAREVMDGVKKVITKLVPDIDTQIRAINQLLLYRDRQETFGTPLAQRAVKQTNPAEWWIHYGLCAPELQRIAIRVLSQTTSASNCERNWSTFSLIHTKTRNRLKYMRLQKLVFVHYNMRLKLRRTMRRSQREIEEGFNPINLDYIFEEDDPLSQWLEERETPLLDGQDNSNWLNEEVGGTTEGGDQPPINAHDDSGSSPERTQSDDNLGLSPPSDDDGNSGAGAGVGGGWQWWWWRRRCRI from the exons atgcagcctatgcttgatattgctgcagaggttggaaagggggtgaagggtccatcaccctatgagatatctgaaatttatttggagcaagagtatcaagaaatgaaaaattatatagcttcttttgctggaatttggaaggaaagaggtgtaacacttatgtgtgatggttggtcaggaccaactagaaaacacattataaactttttagtttattgtgatagaggcaccgtgtttcataaatcagttgatgcctctgatgtgccaagcagaacagctgaatattatttcag attaatggatgaggtggttgaagaaattggagaggagaatgttgtccaagtagtgactgataatgaagctgcaatgaaggcaggaggaaaattattaatgcagaagaggcccaatctctattggacagcatgtgcagctcattgcatagaccttattcttgaagatattggtaagaaaagtaacgtgaagaaggtcttagaagatgcaagaacaataacctcatttatttacaaccacacatggacagtgaatttcatgaagaaattcacaaataatagagagttacttcgccctgccatcactcgatttgccacaaatttcattgctttggagactattgtcaggcataaacaagcactaagggaaatgtttacatctgatgcttggaaaaactcaaggtttggaatggcaaaatcaggcccagcatatgattcaaagaaaattatcttaggcaaagagttttggcaaaaggcctctgatataattaaagtgcaagaacccttggtgaaagttcttaaattggttgatggtgatgaaaaaccaaccatgggcttcatatacgaggcaattgatagggcgaagttggccattcaaaaagattgccggttttacaaagactattggaaaattattgacaaccggtggagttttcagttgcaccaagatttgcacgctgctg ggtattttttgaacccacaatttctttatggtgccccaccctctcctgaagttgctagagaagtcatggatggagttaaaaaagtgataaccaagttggtacccgatatagatactcaaattcgggctattaatcaa ttgttgctatatcgagataggcaggagacttttggaaccccgttggctcaaagggcagtgaaacaaacaaatcctg ctgaatggtggattcattatggcttgtgtgctcctgagctccaaagaatagcaattagagttcttagccagaccacatcagcttcgaactgtgagcgtaattggagcacctttagcctcatccatacgaaaacaagaaatagattaaagtatatgagactacaaaaacttgttttcgtacattacaacatgaggttaaagttaagacgtacaatgagaagaagccaacgagaaattgaagagggtttcaatcctatcaatttggactacattttcgaagaagatgatcctttaagtcaatggttagaggagagagagacaccactactcgatggtcaggacaattcaaattggttaaatgaagaggttggtggtactacagaaggaggtgatcaaccaccaataaacgcgcatgatgattcaggttcaagccctgaacgtacacaaagtgatgacaatcttggtttgagcccaccaagtgatgatgatggtaatagtggtgctggagctggggttgggggggggtggcagtggtggtggtggaggcggcggtgtagaatataa